Genomic DNA from Phaeobacter porticola:
CCTGCGCGGTCAGCTGGCAATCCCGGTTTACTTTGGCGGTACGTCCGTGTTGATTGTGGTGTCTGTTGTGATGGACACCATTCAACAGGCACAAAGCCACCTGCTTGCGCATCAATACGAAGGTCTCATTGAAAAGAGCCAGTTGCGCGGTCGCAATAAGAAACGGACACGACGGGGACCTGCACGCCGATGAGCAATATTATTCTTCTGGGCCCGCCCGGCGCGGGCAAAGGAACACAAGCACGTTATCTGGTTGAATCACGCAATATGGTTCAATTGAGCACCGGGGACATGCTGCGCGATGCGCAGGCCTCTGGTAGCGAGATGGGCAAACGCGTTGCCGAGGTGATCGCCCGTGGCGAACTGGTCACCGACCGCATTGTCATTGGTCTCATCCGCGAAAAGATCGAAGAAGGGGCTGAGGGCGGTTTCATCTTCGACGGTTTCCCGCGCACCCTGGCGCAGGCCGATGCGCTGGCGGAGCTGCTGCGTGAGACAGGGCAGAAGCTGGACGCGGTGATCGAGATGCAGGTGGATGATTCCGCGCTGGTCGCTCGGATCACCGGTCGCTCTACCTGTGGTGACTGCGGTGAGGTCTATCACGACGAGACCAAGCCCTGGCCTGCGGATGGCAAGTGCGCCAACTGCGATGGTACCACCCAGAAGCGCCGCCCGGACGACAACGAGGAAAGCCTCCGCACCCGTCTGATGGAATATTACAAAAAGACCTCGCCGCTCATTGGCTACTACTACGCTAAGGGTAGTCTGCAGCGTCTCGACGGTCTCGCCTCCATCGAAGAGGTTCGCAAGAATCTCGGTTGGATCATGGGCGACTAAGCTGGCCCCAAATCTGCAAATATCCAAACGCCCCGTGCCCTGGCATGGGGCGTTTTCTGTCCGCATGTGGTGAAAATCACTGCAAATGGAGAGGGCAGAGGTTGACCTTGCGGGAAACTTCGGCCCCAGTCTTCCTGTCGGGTTGACCATAGTGCAATTTCCACATAGGGAACCCCATCCCTTATGGGAATCATCCCGGGTGTGCGTATTTTTTGCCGCCTGAACACCTCGAAATGCTGGACCCATGGGCGACACTGCCAAGGTCAAGCGTTGTGAAAAAAGGTTCCGGCGCTACGGAACCGCAACGAAAAGGAAAGTGACACGTGGCACGTATTGCCGGCGTAAACATCCCCACTGCAAAGCGGGTACCCATCGCCCTCACCTATATCACTGGCATTGGCACAACCTCTGCTGAAGCCATCTGCGAAGCCGTAGGCATCGACGCTACCCGTCGTGTAAACGAGCTGTCCGACGCTGAAGTTCTGGCCGTGCGTGAGCACATCGACGCCAACTTCACTGTTGAAGGCGACCTGCGTCGTGAAACTCAGATGAACATCAAGCGTTTGATGGACCTGGGTTGCTACCGCGGTCTGCGTCATCGTCGTAATCTGCCCGTTCGCGGTCAGCGTACCCACACCAACGCTCGTACTCGCAAAGGCCCTGCTAAGGCCATTGCTGGTAAGAAGAAATAAGGGAGGGTTTGATCAATGGCACGCGATAAGACTCGTACCAAGCGCAAAGAGCGCAAGAACATCGCCTCCGGCGTTGCACATGTGAACTCCTCGTTCAACAACACCAAGATCCTGATCTCGGACGTGCAAGGCAACGCGATTTCCTGGTCCTCCGCAGGCACCATGGGCTTCAAAGGGTCGCGTAAATCGACTCCTTATGCTGCTCAGATGGCTGCTGAAGATGCAGGCAAAAAAGCGCAGGAACACGGCGTTAAAACCATCGAAGTCGAAGTTCAGGGTCCCGGTTCTGGCCGTGAATCCGCACTGCGCGCCCTGGCCGCAGTGGGCTTCAATATCACCTCGATCCGTGATGTGACCCCGATGGCCCACAACGGCTGCCGTCCGCCGAAGCGCCGTCGCGTCTAAGCGATACTAATTTTTGCTGGGGCTTTGCGATTTTTGCAGGGCCCCAGTACGCCATTTGAAACCTCGGGCGTCTGTACCTTCGGACATGAGGTATAGACAGGAATGGAGGGACCGCATGATCCACAAGAATTGGGCTGAACTGATCAAGCCGACACAGCTTGACGTGAAGCCGGGCAATGATCCCGCACGCCAGGCCACAGTTGTGGCTGAACCGCTTGAGCGCGGCTTTGGTCTGACGCTGGGCAACGCGCTGCGCCGCGTTCTGATGAGCTCGCTGCAAGGTGCCGCCATCACCTCCGTGCAGATCGACAACGTCCTGCATGAATTCTCCAGCGTCGCCGGCGTTCGCGAAGATGTCACCGACATCATCCTGAACCTCAAAGGTGTGTCGCTGCGCATGGAAGTCGAGGGTCCAAAGCGGCTTTCGATCAATGCCAAAGGCCCCGCAGTTGTTACCGCCGGTGACATCTCCGAATCCGCTGGCATCGAAGTGCTGAACCGTGAGCACGTGATCTGCCACCTCGACGATGGTGCGGATCTGTTCATGGAACTGACCGTCAACACCGGCAAGGGCTATGTTTCTGCCGACAAGAACAAGCCCGAAGATGCGCCCATCGGTCTGATCCCGATCGACGCTATCTATTCGCCGGTCAAGAAGGTCTCTTATGACGTTCAGCCGACTCGCGAAGGTCAGGTTCTGGACTATGACAAGCTGACCATGAAAATCGAAACAGACGGCTCCATCACGCCTGATGACGCGGTCGCCTATGCGGCCCGTATCGTGCAGGATCAGCTGTCGATCTTCGTCAACTTCGACGAGCCGGAATCGGCCAACCGTCAGGACGATGATGATGGCCTCGAGTTCAACCCGCTTCTGCTGAAGAAAGTGGACGAGCTGGAACTGTCCGTGCGGTCTGCAAACTGCCTGAAAA
This window encodes:
- the rpsK gene encoding 30S ribosomal protein S11, with amino-acid sequence MARDKTRTKRKERKNIASGVAHVNSSFNNTKILISDVQGNAISWSSAGTMGFKGSRKSTPYAAQMAAEDAGKKAQEHGVKTIEVEVQGPGSGRESALRALAAVGFNITSIRDVTPMAHNGCRPPKRRRV
- the rpsM gene encoding 30S ribosomal protein S13, with the translated sequence MARIAGVNIPTAKRVPIALTYITGIGTTSAEAICEAVGIDATRRVNELSDAEVLAVREHIDANFTVEGDLRRETQMNIKRLMDLGCYRGLRHRRNLPVRGQRTHTNARTRKGPAKAIAGKKK
- a CDS encoding adenylate kinase, with amino-acid sequence MSNIILLGPPGAGKGTQARYLVESRNMVQLSTGDMLRDAQASGSEMGKRVAEVIARGELVTDRIVIGLIREKIEEGAEGGFIFDGFPRTLAQADALAELLRETGQKLDAVIEMQVDDSALVARITGRSTCGDCGEVYHDETKPWPADGKCANCDGTTQKRRPDDNEESLRTRLMEYYKKTSPLIGYYYAKGSLQRLDGLASIEEVRKNLGWIMGD
- a CDS encoding DNA-directed RNA polymerase subunit alpha, which codes for MIHKNWAELIKPTQLDVKPGNDPARQATVVAEPLERGFGLTLGNALRRVLMSSLQGAAITSVQIDNVLHEFSSVAGVREDVTDIILNLKGVSLRMEVEGPKRLSINAKGPAVVTAGDISESAGIEVLNREHVICHLDDGADLFMELTVNTGKGYVSADKNKPEDAPIGLIPIDAIYSPVKKVSYDVQPTREGQVLDYDKLTMKIETDGSITPDDAVAYAARIVQDQLSIFVNFDEPESANRQDDDDGLEFNPLLLKKVDELELSVRSANCLKNDNIVYIGDLIQKTEAEMLRTPNFGRKSLNEIKEVLSGMGLHLGMDVEDWPPDNIEDLAKKFEDSF